Part of the Microcoleus sp. FACHB-68 genome is shown below.
TGGCAAAAATTTGACCACCGAGATATTCATGGCGTCCTTTGCTACTTTCTTCGGCTTTGAGGTAGTCTTCAGGAGAAATAAATGCCGGTGCTAGTTCCATAACTTCTTTGCCTAAATCTAGAAAATAGATTATTACACACTTAACTCAGCGCAATGCTAATCTTATTTCCGTCGGATTACTTTAGTCCCAAAACTATCGATAGTGCCTTCTCCAATGAGGCAAACACATTTAAAGCTTGTGGTGCAGAAATTGCTTCGGTTTTGATCGAGGGTTTAGAAAGGGGTGAGCTAAAAACTACGCCGGCTGTTCATACAGGAGATGCCGTACTGTACAGAGGCTGGATGTTGCCCCTAGCGCATTATGAGTTTCTTGTGCAAAGTGTTGAAAAAATGGGTGCCAGAATGCTTGTCAGCACAAGTGAATATGCGGCGGCACACTACTTGCCCAACTGGTATCCGTTAATTTCGCATCTAACCCCTGAAACTCGATTCTATAACCCCAACGAAAATTTAGTAGATGCTTTAGAAAAACTGGGTTGGGACAGATTTTTCATAAAAGACCACGTAAAATCGCTCAAAACCTCTACAGGCTCTATTGTCGAAACTCCACAAGATATTACGACGGTGGTTCTAGAAATGCAAAAATTCAGAGGTAAGATTGAAGGTGGTTTGTGTGTTCGACGGGTAGAAAATTGGGTAAAAAATTCCGAGCAACGGTATTTTATTTGGCAGGGCAATGCTTACGCAGCAAAAGAAACAGCGGTTATCCCGGATTTGGTTAGAGAATGCGCCCAAATAATTCCTAGCTCTTTTTTCAGCATAGACGTCATCGAAACCGTTGAGGGAAGGCAGCGCGTTGTTGAAATTGGGGATGGGCAAGTGTCCGATCTCGTGGGTTGGACACCAGAAGAATTTACCCGCATTTGGTTCTAATCTTTTGAGGGAAGGTGAAAGAACTTCCACCATTAAACAATGACGAGTTTTATAATATTTTTCTGTATCTTGAGGGTCGTACGTCACCATCACATAGGGATAGTAAAAGCCCTCAAATTCTCTGACGCACGGCTAATACCTGCTGGACAAATTCTGGATATTGCTCCTTTACCCACTTAGGAAATATCAAAAGCGGATCGTTTGTTATCTGGCGTTTTAGAAGTGAAATAATATCATCAACTTCATTAACTAAATCAAAGACAAAAATATCGTATGGCATTTGATTGTTGACATTGAAATCAAGATCAAGAAAGTGCTTGATATCAATATCCTTGCCGACTCCTAAGACAAAAAACTTAACGGTATTGGGATTGTCAATATTGGCGCAGGCTTTGGCAATGCAATTGATAAAGTGCGGTTCATCATTAAATAAACCATCTGTGTAGATAATAAAAAAAGCGCCGCGATTTTTAAGCTTGCCATTATTCAGCCAAGTATCTAAGCATTTTTCTAAAGTTGGGGCGATGAAGGTTGTTGTCTTTGGTTGATTCTCGCTAAAAATTTTCCAGACTTGGGAGGCATCGGCAATGGCAATTGGATTCGGTGCAACTTCATACCGGCTGAAGAAGTAAATAGAAACAGATTCACAAATTTGCTGTCCAGCTTGTTTCACCGATTGCCAGCCGGCAGATAAAATCGAAGCGATATGTCCTTCAATCACTTCTTGCAAATATTCATAGCGAGTTTGGGTGCCGGTATCGGCATCTTTTCTCACCATTGACCCGCTTTGGTCAATTAAAATAAAAACGTCCCGATTGTAAATGGTGGAAAACCGCAATTCATCGGCTTCCAAGAAGTTTTCATTTAAGGGAGTAGAAGAACCGGCACAGTCTGTTCGCTGCAAAGCTTGTGAATTAACTAATTCTGGCTTATAGCGATCAAACAGTGCAATTAACTCTGGACGTTTGAAACGACGCTCATCAGGAAAGTCATTCCGAATCCCAAATTCTTTGCAAATATTTTCAATGTGTTTTCTAACCGTTGCTTCCGTAATTGTCAAAGCTTGGGCGATCTTTGCGTCCGTTTCGCCGGCTAAAACCTTCAACAAAACCTGCTTGCGCCGATGAGGCAGCTTATCGAAGGCTTGATCAAACTGGGTGTGATTCATGCACTCTAAAATGGAGCCATGTCTCTTAGCATATCGCAAGCGAGAGCTACAGGTACGCTTTACCGCCCTCCTTGTGAATCTTTTTACACAAATCCCGGATGTGTATGAGGCACAATGTAATTTTGAGATCTAGATACAAGCCGTTACACGGGCTACTAGATTCCGCGAATGGACACCCTATTCACTGACACTGTCAAAATGTTCCCACAACCTCTTTTAGGTATCGTCGAACAAGCCATCGCTTACAATCAGCGAGGACGCGTTAAGTTTGACGGGACATACTGGCCGGCACGCTTCTATAATCCAGATTGTCAAGCGACTGTGTCGCCTAACCAGTTTGTGAATGTTGTTGCCCGTGAAGGCATTACGCTGCTGGTAGTCCCCATCGATCCGATAACTTTACCCGAATCCCCCATTGAAATGTCAGACAGTGAGGCAGCTTTTGCCGGCACTGAATCCGGGCGTCAGATGTACTGGGAGGAACGTTTAAGCCGACGGACTTCTGTTCCTGTATTTTAGTCACGGCTTTGTACAGGGAATTTCAAGATTTTAGAGTATAGGGTGTATCTAACTGTGTCAAAATCATATCTTGGCAAGAAGGCGGGCATTTAGCTCGCCTTTTGCAATTTCAGGCTAGCTGCCGGCCCGTAAAATGAAGTAATGACTCCTCAACCTCGTAAACGATTCGCTCAGCACTGGCTGCAAAGTGAAAAAACGCTGCATCAGATCATCAGTGCGGCTGAGTTATCTCAAAACGACCGTGTCCTGGAAATTGGCCCCGGCACCGGCATCCTGACGCGCCAGCTGTTGCCCCTTGTCCAGTCTGCTGTCGCCGTAGAAATTGACCGCGATTTATGCCAACACCTAGCTAAACAGCTAGGGCAAAGAGCAAACTTTTTGCTCCTCCAAGGTGATTTCCTTTCCCTGGAATTGGACGCTATACTCACCGCATGGCCGGCATTTCAACATCCAAATAAAGTTGTTGCCAACATCCCCTACAATATCACCGGCCCGATTTTAGAAAAACTTCTAGGCACGATTACCGCGCCGGCAGCAAAACCCTTTGATTCAATCGTGCTGCTGGTACAAAAAGAAGTCGCAGAACGGCTTTACGCCCAACCCGGATCAAAAGCTTTCGGTGCCCTTTCTGTGCGAGTACAGTATTTAGCCACCTGCGAATTAATCTGCCCTGTGCCGGCTAAAGCTTTTCACCCACCCCCAAAAGTAGACTCTGCTGTTGTTCGTCTGCGTCCCCGACAGGTAGAGGTGCCGGCAGACAATCCCCGCTTGATGGGTACATTAATTCAGCAAGGCTTCTCCAGCAAGCGCAAAATGTTGCGAAATAACTTAAAAGGGCTAATTGATCGCGATCGCTTGACCCACTTACTGGAACAATTAAATTTAAATCCCCAAGTCCGCGCCGAAGACCTCAGCGTTGCTAATTGGGTCGCCCTCAGCAACCAGTTAAACACTGGAGACTTATTGAACCGGCAAGACACAGAACACATCACGGAAGTTACAGACTCAGCCCCTAGCCCCTAGCACCTAGCCCCTCTCATGCAAACCTACACCCTAATCGCCCCAGCCAAAATCAATTTGTATCTGGAAATCATCGGCACTCGCCCGGATGGCTATCATGAACTGGCGATGGTGTTGCAAAGTGTGGATTTAGCCGATCGCATCGCTGTGCGTGCCAATGGAACCGATGAAATTCGCATTCACTGCGATCATCCCCAAGTGCCACTTGACAAAAGTAACCTGGCTTATCGCGCTGCCCAACTCATGGCTGAGCAGTTTCCAGATAGCTTTGAAAACTTTGGGGGTGCTGACATCACCATTCACAAGCACATCCCCGTGGCTGCTGGGCTAGCCGGCGGATCAACGGATGCTGCTGCGGTGCTGGTGGGGTTAGATTTAATGTGGGAACTGGGTTTGACGAGTTCGGAATTGCAGGAGTTGGGAGGCCGGCTGGGTTCTGATGTGCCTTTCTGCATTGCCGGTGGGACTGCACTAGCCACCGGCAGAGGTGATGCCCTTTCTCCCCTGCCGGATTTAACTCATTTGTATGTGGTGCTGGCGAAGTACCGCAGTCTGGAAGTGTCTACAGCTTGGGCTTATCAGACATTCCGGCAGCAGTTTAGTAATACCTACGTTTCTGACCTAAATACCCTAGAAAACCGCCGGCAACGCGTACACTCTGGGCCGATGGTAAATGCCATTGCCCGCCGCGACGGCACGAAAATTGGCCAGTTACTCCATAATGATTTAGAGCGCGTGGTGTTGCCGGCCTATCCCCAAGTGTCGCGTTTGCGCCAAGCCTTCGAGCAGTCGCCGGTTTTGGGAGCGATGATGTCGGGTTCTGGGCCAACTGTCTTTGCAGTGACGGAATCTCAAGCGCAGGCACAACAAGTGAAAGAAGCAGTGAAAGCTGCTATTCCTGACCCTGATTTAGAGGTGTGGGTGGCAAAGTTCATCTCCACCGGCATTCAACTCGCATCCCCCTTAAAGTAGTGTTAGCACTGAGTTTGAAAGCGTTTGAAATTCTGGGTTGAAAAGTGGGAATCAGGTATCAGGCATTGGGCACCCCTGTGAGTCTTTCCCATAAAGCGAGAATATAAGGAAAGCAAGAAATTTGTTTCGCTTGCGGCGTTGAGATGGGCAGCCCAATCCCTTGCCGGCTGAATAATGGGAGATTAGATAAAATGGTCTGTCTATCACCCCTTATGCGCCACAAATATTCAATCCTCAATTCTTTCCCTTACCTCCTAATAAAGCAATGACTGACCTGAACCCAACGCCTAATACCCCAGCTTTAACCCCTGAGCAACCCAGTGTGCTACGCTGCATCACCGGCTCTTTAGTGTCTAGCGCCCTCGCTGCTGCCGGCTACTTGCTCACAAGCTCAATTGCCCAAAGCTTTGCCAATAAGCCGATTCACTCTGACAATGTTGCGGTTGTGAATATTTCATCAGCTGTGCGTACCCTGGTTGTAGGAATCAGCACGATGGCCACCGGCATCTTTGCGCTAGTGTCTTTAGGACTCATGGCTCTAGGGCTTAAAATTCTGATTCAGCAGCTTAGCAAACCATCGGCCCCGCCTTCAGATGCTCAATAGTTATAAATGTTCTGCCATCAGGGATAATAATCCAGTTTGGGTTCTAGTCAAGATTCCCAGGAGACGGTTGATTGGTGGAAAAAACCCCTAATAAGTACGAATATGCTTATCGAGATAGCAAACCAAGGTATCATCACCCCTATTTGATGACTCCCTTGCTGGAAATACTTTCTGCCAACAGCCCTGCCGGTGCTGCCCAGACGCGCGTGCTCGATCTTGGGTGTGGAAATGGCAGTCTCACCCATCTTGTTGCACAGCACGGGTATGAAGTTGTTGGTCTTGATAGTTCTGAACAGGGAATTGCTATCGCCCGTGAGAGTTTCCCAGATTGCAAATTTATCGAAGCAGATATTTACGATCTGCCAGATGCCGGTCTGGTCAATTCATTTGATATTGTCATGGCCGTTGAAGTGATCGAACACTTATTTTATCCAAAAGAGTTGGTTAGATATGCCCAAAAGTGCTTGAAGCCGAACGGGTGTTTAATTCTCAGCACGCCCTATCACGGCTACTTAAAGAACTTGATGTTGGCTGCTTCAGGCAAAATGGATGAGCATTTTACCGTTCTTTGGGATATGGGTCACGTTAAATTCTTCTCGGTGCCGACGCTGACCACGTTATTAAAATCAGAAGGATACACTGATATTTCCTTCAGGTTTGCCGGTCGGTTGCCCTATCTTTGGAAATCAATGTTGTGTTCTTGTAAGCCGTCCTAGTCATTTGCAGACAGAGAGCAGCCCTAAAAAGCTTTAAAAACCTGTTTGTTAAATCGCTCCTCATGACTTGCCGGCTGAATAGCCGTAGGTTGGCCGCTCAACAACAGTTAAACGCGCAATCGCCCATCAACTGTTTCTCAATCAACTTGTTATTAATGATGCAAACAATGTTGAAATAACCTTGACACTACGCCTTACTTAACCTAATGCGTCAGGTTGTGAGTTTAATGCGAGTGAGCTAATTTAATTTAGTAAAAATTGTTAAGTAGGGTGCATGAGTCACGCACCCTACTAGGGAAGGATATTTTTTAACCGGCACTCTTGAACTTGAGTACCCAACAATCTCAATTGTTGGGAGATTTTGCCTCTGGACTGTAATTTTCCTGCAAAGCATTCAGAGCAAACCATTATGGAGTGAATGAAAGATTGCGTAACCGAATGCTTGCTTATGTCATTGGGAAAAATTGACTGACATGAAGGATGCTTTCTCCGTGATCGGGAATCCAAGCAACCCACTCGCTATCGGAATGCCGGCATAGCAAAAGCGCTTCGTCAAAACTCAAAGCACTCGGAACCTCTAGGAGTGCCACCCACGTATTCGGCTGGAGTTCTTGTTGCCACTGATGCCTATCTAGGTGTCTTGCAGCGGGCCGAGGATAGGGACAGGACGCGATATTGAAGTTGGGTGTGCGGATGTCGAGTTTCATAAATTCCTCCTCTGGTTAACAGCACACAGCTAAGGCTTTCCGACCGGCTAGGATGCTACGCCGGCTTAGCAGTGGGCTAAAATCTATTGCGTTCTGTAACAAAGGATACAGAAAATATTTGTTACCTGGCAACCAATTGTCTTAGAACTTTACAACCGCATCAGTGCTGCTCTTGTGGACGCTGCCCGAACTTATTCTTAATCGGCACGGCTGCAATCACTGCCGGCACTGGGTTTGAGGGGATCATCGGCAGGCCGGCGCTCACAAATCTTGCTCGAATCGATGCGAACAAAAAATCATACAAAGCGAAAAGTTTTGCAATTCTTATTTTTCGCCGGAATTTTCCCCAAAGATTCCACAAACATTCCACAGGTAAGCAAAGCGTTTTCCACAATTTAGACAGAGTTTTCCACAGGGGGGAACGGTATCATCAACGCTTGCTGCTGGATTGGGGATTTCTCAGACAACACCCGGAACCTGTGGCAAAAGTCGTTTTTCTGTAAAGTTATGTAACGGAAATTGCCTTCAAAGGCTTATTCCTTCGTAAACCTTTTTTTTGTATGAAGGCGGTTGTAACATTTCGCATCATTGACAACCCCACCCCCTGGTAGCGCAAAATGAACCGGCCTACCTAAAAATGCTCTCACCTGGACGGGTGCTGTTCGTCGCTTCTGCGTAGTGGAAGTGAAGGCAATCGCCGGCCCAGGGCAGGGAGAAAATAAGTAGCCGGCCTAAGGAGATTTTATGAACGCAAGCATCAGCATTCTGGCGGAAATTCCCGAAGAATTACACGAATCCCTCAAAAACTACTTGGACAGCCATCCAGACTGGGATCAAGACCGGGTTTTTTCTGCCGCTCTGTCACTGTTTTTGCTGCAAAATGGCAGTAGTGGCAGCCCGGAATCGTCACGAAGCTATCGTCAGGCTGCCCGCGTGTATCTTGAAGCGCTATTCAAGCATCCGGTTTAAAACTTCATGGGGGGTGCGTAAATTTTAGAGATTGGATTTTGGATCGCTCGTCACTCTAAAATCTAAAATCTAAAATTTAAAATTTTTTGCCAGAGTCATGCAAACAACTCAACCAGCCAATCCATCGAATGTCCTAGATACTCTGATTGTGGGTGCCGGCATTAGCGGTCTGAGTTTGGGCCACACCCTGCAAAACGACAAAGCGCCCACCGGCAGCCGTCCTTGGAAAATTTTGGTAACAGAAAGTCAGGGACGGGTGGGGGGACGCATTGTGTCATCGTCTGGAGACGGCTTTCTTTGGGAAGAAGGGCCAAACAGTTTTTCCCCGACACCGGCACTGCTGAAACTGGCTGTGGATGTGGGCTTAAAAGACGAGTTGGTGCTCGCGGATCGGCGGCTGCCGCGTTACGTGTACTGGAAGGGTGAGTTGATCCCCGTGCCGATGAGTCCGCCGGCATTGGTGAAGTCCCACTTGCTGAGTTTATCGGGGAAACTGCGGGCGCTGATGGGTGCGTTAGGATTTGTGCCGCCGGCAATGGGAGGCGAGGAAACGGTGTCGCAGTTCTTCCGCCGACATTTGGGTGCTGAGGTGACACAGCGCTTAGTAGAACCGTTCGTTTCAGGGGTGTATGCCGGCGATCCCGATCAGTTGAGTGCGGCTGCTGCGTTTGGGCGGGTGGCAAAACTAACAGAAGTGGGTGGAGGACTAATCGCAGGGGCAGTGCTGTCTCGCCGGCCAAAATCCCAGCCGGTTGTTACCGATCCGGACGTTCCCAAGACAAAACCAGGGGAATTAGGGTCGTTCCGAACTGGGATGCAAGCATTGCCCGAAGCCATTGCTAACAAATTGGGCGAAAATTTGAAACTTAACTGGCGTTTGTTGCAGTTGCGCCCCACCGATCGGCAAACTTATCTGGCAGAATTTTCGACGCCGGAAGGTTCCCAGCAGGTTGAAGCTCGCAGCGTGGTGCTCACCACCCCCGCTTATGTCACGGCAGAGCTATTGCAGCCCCTACAACCCCCCATTAGCCATGCTTTAGAGGAATTGTCTTATCCGCCGGTTGCGTGTGTCGTCTTGGGGTATCCTGCGGACGCTTTTAAGGATAAATTGCAGGGGTTTGGAAACTTGATTCCCAGAGGTCAGGGAATTCGCACGTTGGGCACCATTTGGGCTTCGAGTTTGTTTGCCGGTCGTGCTCCGGAAGGGTGGAATTTGCTGATTAACTTTATTGGGGGCGCAACAGACCTGGAAATTGGGGATTTAGATCAAGCGCAAATTGTTGAGGCGGTGCATCAAGACCTTTGCCGGTCGCTGCTGAAAACAGATGTGCCCCCGAAGGTTTTGGCGGTGAATTTGTGGAAACGTGCGATCCCGCAGTATACCCTTGGCCATCACCGGCGTCTTGAGCAAATCGAGCAGGGTTTGCGGCAGTTGCCTGGGTTATATTTATGCGGGAACTACACCGATGGCGTTGCTTTGGGAGATTGCGTTCGCCGTGGCATAGATTGTGCCAGTGTTGTTGGGCAATATTTAGCGGTTAAAAATTAAAGCTTTTCTCAGTGTCAATTCTCCGAGGAAGGTAAGAAAAAAGGTAATGGTAATTGGTTGGAGTTACCATTACCGCTTACCAAATCTCTTCAGTATTCTGTTGCGCCGGCAAGCAAGCTTAAAGGGATGGCACTCGCCTCCTAGGAGTCGGTTTTGGCCGGTTGCGGATGCTGCCTTGCCGGTCAAAATTCGTGTCCGGATCAGACACGTTGGACGCGAAGGCAGCAGCAAAGCTCATTCAACCTGTGGTGCTCCGGGTGCCCCAGGCAATTCAAACTTATAGCCGACCCCCCGCACAGTTTGAATCATCGAAGGCTGGTTAACATCCACTTCAATCTTGCGGCGGATTTGGCCAATATGCACATCGACTACCCGCTGATCCCCGACATAGTCGTAGTCCCAAACTTCTTGCAAGAGTTCAGCACGCCGCCAAACTCGGTTGGGGTGGCTGGCCAGAAAATACAGCAGGTCAAATTCGAGCGCGGTTAAAGGCACCATCTCGTTGTTGAGTGTGACCTCACGCCGCACTGGATCGATGAACATCTGCCCCAAAGTCAGAATTTGCTGTTCTGCGGTGGTTACGGGGCGCTGGCGCTTTAAAATTGCCTGGACTCTGGCTGCTAACTCGACCAGGCGGAAAGGCTTGGTGATGTAGTCATCGGCACCTTGGGAAAATCCCTGGAGGATGTCAGACTCGTCTGTCCTGCTTGTCAGCATCAGGACAAACACACCTGTGCGCTTTTGCATTTCTTGACACAGCTGGTAGCCGGTAGTATCTGGCAAATTGACATCCAGAATCACAAGGTCTGGGTTAAACTGCTCAAACACCTCTAGGGCAGTCTTGCCGTTGTCGGCAGACTCCATTTCATAGCTTTGCTTGCTCAAGAAGCGATGAATTAAATTACGGATTGCAGGGTCGTCATCAACGACAAGAATCTTGGCAGGGGCCATGTCTACAACCTTGCTCTAAGAACTGGGCAAGAAGGATTTCTCAGACTGATGGCGAGCGCCAGGTGAAGCTCTGGCGGCAACTAAGCAACTCTGTAGGAGAGCGGCTCCCAGCATAGTCGTTTATCCAGCATTCTAGAAAATTATCGGCTCAAAGCCCATCGATCAAGGATCTTGACCGACTGACGCGAGTTTAAAACTTGTGTCTGGGTTTTACCGAAACTCCCTGGAAATTTTTGTATGCAAACCCTGATTTTACGGAAGTAAAGCTCAATTTACAACAGAATTCAGGCTCTGCAACAAGAAGATACAGGGAACTGAGCAGCCGACGGCGGTTGGTTTACTTTTACCAGGCAGTAAAAGATTAAGCGCCAGACGCGTTTAGATGCCGGGTGTTATTTCACTTTGAAACCGCAACGACTTAAGCTGTGGTTGCGTGCCGGCACTTGGGCTGCGGGGGGTAGGCAAAGTTACTTACCAGCCGCCCCAGGAGAAGTTGCCACCGGCTTTGAGGGATTTGCCTTCGCCTCAGCGCTGCCTAAGCTAAGCACTGCCGGCGGTTACAGTCCCGAAAAGATTCGGCAGATTGTAACAAATTGCGAAGCCTCACTTAGCTGCAACTTCTTTCTTAAGATGGCATTAGAAATCATACTTGATCAATACCCTTTTAAAGATCGAAATGACGGTGAAAGCGGGGATCGAGGTGGTGTTTTTTCTGCCGGTTGCACCGGCTACACAGGGTTTGTAGGTTACTGATGTCGTTGCTGCCGGCACGCGCGAGGGGGATAATGTGGTCAATTGTCAGTGATGTCTCTAAGTGTGTTTGACCGCAGCTTTTGCAGTGATAACGATCACGCTCAAAAACATATTTTCTCACTTCTGGCGGAATGGGAATTCTGGGTGTTTTAGTCATGGCTGTGCCGGTGGCGTCTTCTTAGAAAAATCCTATCAAAAACCTAAATACCAAATCCTTGCCTGATTTCACGCCGGCATCTGGCATTTATTGATTTTCTTCTTTGATCATTTGTCGAATCTCATCAAGGGGAGATTCAGGTTCGCCGGCTTCGGCTGTATTGGGTGCCGATGTTTCTTCAACTTCTGGCTCATCCGGACAAAATTCTACAGTTAGTTTAACTCGAATTTTTCCGCTTTCCCAGCCGTCAGCCTTATATTTCAAAGCATGACATTCTATCCCTTCACCAAACAGTTTGTTTCTGATTGGGTCTGAAACATTCAATTTCCTTCTTATTGCTAGCTTAAACTCTAAATCAGTTAAATTTATTTCAACAAAGCCATTAGAGTTTAAATTTAACTCGCGCCCTAAAGAGTCTCCTTTAAAACACACAACTTCATGCTTTTCCAATGGCTTGAATTTATCGGTCATATCAATCTGTCCTCCCTAAATTACAAAAATGCCTGATGAATTAAGTTTTTCTATGGGTACGCATTTTTTGTGGATTATGCCACGTAAAATCGTGACATAATGTTAGTTTCATCGGCTCTCTTAAATCTTCATTTGCCGGATCTCATCAAGGGGTGAGCTTTCTTCGCCGGCTGCAGGTTCAGTTGCCGGTGTTTCTTCCACCTCAAGAGTTTCTGGGCAAAACTCTAAAGTAATTCTCACTTTGCCTTTTTGCCAATTTTTACCGGGTTGGAGTATTTTACAATTAATGCCTTTACCAAACCAGTAATCCTTCTCCACTGTCCAGTTTTGGGTTCTTTCCCTGATAATTGGCAGCATTGACGCGATAAATTCACTAATTGTGAAGGTGCGGTTGTTTAATAAAATTTGTCCTGAAAATACAGACACAACATCTTCACGATCTAGACGCTCAAACTTGTCTTCTATTTCCCTTTTTGACATTTCCTCATCCTTCTTTCCATTAGGATACTCAAAGTTATTTGCAATTTTTTTTTTGCCATTCTCTCATCCTTCTCTATCTCGGATTAATTAAATGGACTTCTTGCAAAAGTCTTTTTTTACCACAGACAAACACGATAAATTAACGGCTGGTGTTCAAGAGAAGTTGGTGATTTGAGACTTTTGCAAGAAATTGGATTAATCTACAAGAGCTTCTACTTGCTGTTTCTGCTCGTTCAGATGATTTGCTTCAGAAACTTCACCGGCAGTAATAAAATCATCTTTGAACTTAACCGCCGGCAGTTGATAGCGATCTAATTGCATCCCTTGTAAACACTGATTAATTCCGCCAACGGCTTCATTATAAGTATTGACAGTTTCCTGCAATTGTGATTGATTTTTCTGATTGTGGTCGAGTTGTTCTTGGGCTTCCTTTTCTAGCGTTTTTTCGAGATGGGCGCGAGCGCGGTTGTATTGCTGTAAAATTGATTCTTCTTGCGCTTTGGCTAAGGGCAGCAAGTGAGTTTTGAATGTTTGATTGATCGTTTGGCGAAAAGCACTTTGAATGGTTTGTTTCACCTTGGGTTCAAAGTCCATTTTCAACAGCTGACGAATTGCCGGTTCTGCCTCCACCATACTCGCGCAATCATAAGCTTGAGAAGTTTGCTGCAAGACTTGACGGAACTGGTAAATTGAAAATGTGTTCTCGTCGTAAAATCGAGCGCTTTCTCGCACATAACGATCACATTCTGAACTCGCCGCCGCACGAATTGCGTGCTGTACTTGCGTTTCTAAACTTTTAAATGCTTGCTCAACACCGGCATCTGTTCCAATTAGCCGGCACATCTGCCGGTAATACTCTTGATGACGTATGCGATCCATTAAATAGACAAACCAATTGGCAATGACTTGTTGCGATTCTGCGACGAGAACTTCTTCTAATTCATTTGCCATGAAATAAAATGCCTCTACTAAAATCGCCAAAAGTGGCGCAGTAGAGTTGCGCGGATGAGTATGTGTTGCACGCCGGTAAGCTTCTTCAACAGAGAAAGTATTTAAAAGTTCATCCATGCGTGAAACCATTTTCACTTTGAGCTTGCGAAAGTCTTCCTCAAAGATTGGACACTGATTGGTAATCGTCTCATTGACTTCCTGACTGATATGTTCAATCAAAGCTGTACCAATTTGCCCTAATTCGTAATTCAGTTGCTCCAAACGCCGCGACTTTACACCCTCAATATTAA
Proteins encoded:
- a CDS encoding HNH endonuclease, which gives rise to MTKTPRIPIPPEVRKYVFERDRYHCKSCGQTHLETSLTIDHIIPLARAGSNDISNLQTLCSRCNRQKKHHLDPRFHRHFDL
- a CDS encoding KGK domain-containing protein, which translates into the protein MSKREIEDKFERLDREDVVSVFSGQILLNNRTFTISEFIASMLPIIRERTQNWTVEKDYWFGKGINCKILQPGKNWQKGKVRITLEFCPETLEVEETPATEPAAGEESSPLDEIRQMKI
- a CDS encoding KGK domain-containing protein, yielding MTDKFKPLEKHEVVCFKGDSLGRELNLNSNGFVEINLTDLEFKLAIRRKLNVSDPIRNKLFGEGIECHALKYKADGWESGKIRVKLTVEFCPDEPEVEETSAPNTAEAGEPESPLDEIRQMIKEENQ
- a CDS encoding response regulator transcription factor encodes the protein MAPAKILVVDDDPAIRNLIHRFLSKQSYEMESADNGKTALEVFEQFNPDLVILDVNLPDTTGYQLCQEMQKRTGVFVLMLTSRTDESDILQGFSQGADDYITKPFRLVELAARVQAILKRQRPVTTAEQQILTLGQMFIDPVRREVTLNNEMVPLTALEFDLLYFLASHPNRVWRRAELLQEVWDYDYVGDQRVVDVHIGQIRRKIEVDVNQPSMIQTVRGVGYKFELPGAPGAPQVE